Genomic segment of Patescibacteria group bacterium:
AAGAAGCTATATCTAGCATGAAAAGCACAGAAGTGCTGCCGTGCATTAGCCAAAAACCCGCAAAAAGCGGGGCGATTAATCGTGGCACAACTTGTCTCAAATTTAATAAGGTATTAAATTTCATTCGTTTGTTGGCAGAAACATTAATTCCTACCAAAGTTATGGTTGCTAAACCCTGTAAAGTTCCAAATGTGGAACAAATTGCAACATAGGCGTACAAATCTGTTTTCGTTAGATTGTGATTTGAAACTTTAAAAATTAGATAACTTAATGTGAGTACGGAAATAGCTTCACTCAGGATTATAAATTTTTTTTTTGAATACTTATCTACGATTAGGCCGGCGGGTAATAGAATCAACAATACGGGTAGAACTTGGAAAAAATAAAGCATGGATAAATCCGTTACTTTATTATTCATTTGAAACAAGATAATACCAAAAGCAAACCCAGTCAGAGAGCTTCCCAACTGTGAAATAAATTGACCCAAAATAACTAATGTAATGCGCATAGAATCTTTCATAAATGTTTTCCGGCATCAAAAAATGGATTTTACCGCTTTTTTCTCGGCGTTCCATTGTTCATCGAAGGACCATTATTAAAATCCAATCAATTTGGTATCTTGAACATCATAGAGTTTATTTTTAGAGTTAGTTGTTGTATTAACGTAGGGTTGATGTTAGGTTTTAAGTTAAGTTTCTTATTAAACTGAAGTGTAAATGAAGTGCAAATGTAATGCACGAGAATAGTACACCATATACAATCAGCAACAAACTAGTATTGTACAATCATCTGATTTAAGGCAGATATTTGTTTATCGTGGTTCATTGTGGTTTACTGGTAGTTATGTCACAATTGCCTTCACACGGCAGGGGTCAGTGGTTCGATCCCACTATCGCCCACCAATAAAATCAATAATGGCCTCGAAACTGGCAAACTCTTAGGGACCAAGGCATTGGTTGAAACACATGATTTGTATGAAGCCAAAAACACTTGTAGTTATAATTACGGGTGAGTTCGTATACGGGATTTTGCCGGATCTATAAGGCATTCATCTATGGGAATTTTTATTAATGGCGGGACTACTTCCGCCTCTCCTATGGAAACTATATCTCCTTTCTGGTTAGTGCATTGGCAGTCAAAAATAAGTGTTTTTTGGTTTTCATTTTTACTTTTAACAGTTATGGTTGCTTGGATTACGTCTTCACAAAAAATAATTTTTTTGAAAATTAATTGTTGTTTTAAGTAGATGGTGCCAGGCCCAGGAAGTTGGGTTCCAAGGATTGCTGAGATTAATAGATTGCTCCATTCGCCTTGGGCAATAGTATTGTAAAAACCACGTCTTTTTGCATATTCTACACTCAAATGTAGTGGATTAAAGTCACCTGAGAGAGTTGCAAATTGGTTGATTTTTTCCTGTGATATCCTTTTTTTTAAAGAGGATTTATCACCAATAGAAATTTCTTCAAAAATATAGTTAGAAAAAATTCTCTTACTCATTAATAACAAAATCCTGTGTATCTATCCATGCTAGATGACCGTGTTGATCATCCATATTTATCGTTAACGTCAATTTTTTTCGGGTATCTTTAATTTCTAGTAAAATTAACTTAAACATCGTGCCAAAATTGAAGTGTTCATCAATTAATTTGAAAATATTATTTCCAATATATTCAATTTTGATGATTACAGCTTTAGGACCTAAAATAATATAAGATAGATTTTCATCTACGTGAATGACTATTTTTCCATATATTGGATTAAAATAGCTACCATTTTTTATTTTTAAATAAGAAGGGATCGCTTCCTTTTTGTAAACACTTAAGTCTTGATTTAAAGAAAGCCTAAATTTTATGCATTGTTGTTTGATAGCTTCCAGCATATTTGTATAATAGTTGTTTATCAATAATTCATAGTAATTCATTTTAAGCATTTCTAAAGGATACCAGATATCACTTTTATTGCTGAGTAAAATGATCCCTGATTTTAGTTGAGGAGAAAAAGAAATGTTGCTCATGTAACCAGAAAATCCTCCCATGTGCTCAAAAAAAGTATATTTATTAAAACATGCGCGGTACCAACCCAGTGTATATGCATCTGCGCAAATTAGACTGTTAAATAAATTAGTTGATTTTGGTGTTGATATTTTAATTTGTGACTTAAAGATTTTTTTATACTGTTTTAAAGCGGGATCATCAGTTGTAGTGATTTTTAAATTAAATAATAGCCATTGAGCTAGATCAGCTGCAGTACTATTAACATTACCACCTATGCTAATTGCATCTCCAAATGGGCACTGTGGAATGGCAATACTCTTTCCATCGTGATCAACATGCGGTACTGCTAAGGCAGGTTTGTAAAGTGTATTAAGAGAAGTATAGGTATTATTCATTCCTAAAGGCTGAAATAACTTTTCTTTGAAATAATCTTCATTCCTTATGCCTGTAACTTGTTTAATAAGTTCAGCAGCAACTACATATAAGCCATTATTGTATTGAAATGATGAGCGGTATGGTTTAACTGGCTTAAAATGTTGATAGCAGTTAATGATGTCCTGATGAGAATAATCCAGGTAACACATCATTGATGCGGCATATTTACTGACTCCTGTGGCATGGGTGACTAAATCAACTACCTTAGTTTCATTAGTCAATTCTTTTGTTCCCATTTTAAATTTAGGGAGATAGTTAATTACAGAATCCTCTAGAGAAAGTTTTTTTTGATATTCTAAGTCGGCTAAGATAGCACATGCCATTGCTTTACTATTAGAGCCAATCCTAAAAATTTTGTTATTCACATCATAGGGATAAAATTGATCTAAAGTGTATGAATTTAGTCCTATTATTTCATTTTGAGAAATCAAGGCATACGTTAGATTGGGAACTTGCCAATGTGTGCAGACCTCCTTCACTAACGTATGAAATTGTTTAATTAATGAATTATAGTAATGCTGGTTCATAATACCTCTTCCTAATATATACTCATTACACTTCAAACTGCGAACAACAGTGCATGCAATATTTGAAAGTTATCAGTAACTCGTGCGCTTAAAATAGTTTTATTTCTACTAACTCTATTAAAAACTCTAGGGTGTTGTTTCATCACCCAGAAATAGAATACGAAAATTTCTGAATAACTATAGCCATCCTCATAGGCAAGTGCTGCTTTTATACGAATGCGTGCACACTCATCTCGTTCCTTACGATGTTGGTTAATTAATTTTTCTCTTTCCCATAAAGACTTTTTACTATAATTTGCAGTTTAATGCAGCAAATTTCGCATCTTCATTGGTGAAAGGTTTGCTTCATCTTTAATCTTGATTGTCTTAAATAATTTTATATTAATCTACCGTTGAAAACACGGTTGGATAAATTAAGAACATGTTTTAAACTATATATTTAATAATTAAATGAGGAAAAGATATGAGTTATCCCGTGGTCAGTGGGAAAACTGATTTTATAAGAATGTCAATTTTAAATAGTATATATAATCCTTCTAGTTTTGCTTTCATAGAAAAATTTGGGATCGATAAGGCTATGTCAGTACTTGAAATTGGTTGCGGATATGGTAGTACAGCCATTTGGTTAGCTAAAAAAGTAGGTTGTAAAGGTCGAGTTTTGGCTATTGATCAGGACTGTCGTCAAATTAAATTTTCTATAAATCGTAGCAAAGGATTAAATTTAACTAATTTATCTTTTACGCAGGCTTCTTTAGAAGATTTATTTCCAAGGTTCTTAGATAGTTTCGACTTTATTTATATTCGTTGGACATTAATGTTTATAAATCAACCCTTGAATTGGTTGCGACTTATTTATCAACTCTTAAAATCTGGAGGAAGCTTAGTGTGTGAAGATATTAGTGTCATCAGCAATGGTATTTTTACCTGTCCAAAGTCTGATATTGGGGAAAGATGGACTAAAATGATGAAAAATAATTTCCAAGCGTTAAATTTAGATTTAGATTTAGCGGGCTCGCTTTATAGTATGTTTATGCAAGCAGGATTTGATTCATTGGATGCGGAAATTTATCAACCGCTTTTAAAGACTAAGAAAGAAAAAAGTATTTGCCGGCTCGGAATTGCTTGTACAAAATACAGCATTCTTGAAAATAACTCTGTTACACCTGAAGAATTTGAAGGTTTAGTGAAAGATTTAAAAGGGTACGAAAATTGTACTAAGAGTATTATTGGTTACGTAAGAACGTTTATGATTAGCGGTAAAAAACAATAGGAGAAAAAAATGCAAGAATTTGTCAATAAGGTAGCGTTGATTACTGGAGCAACTTCTGGTATCGGTGAAGCCACTGCAATTGCTTTTGCTAAAGCTGGCTCTCATGTGGTCATAGCCGGTCGACGAAAAGAGGAAGGGATGGCAGTAGTAGAAGCTATCCGAAAATTTGGAGGAGACGCTATCTTTTTACAAACAGATGTAAGAAAAGAAGATGATATAATTGCGATGATTAATAAGACGCTCAGTCGATTTGGTCGCTTGGATTATGCATTTAATAATGCAGGCGTAGTAACAAACGATTCTATAATTAACGAAACGGAGGAGTCTTATTATAGAGTGATGGACACCAATACCAAAGGAACTTTTTTCTGTATGAAATACGAACTAGTTTATATGATTAAAAATAAAGGTGGAGTGATTATAAACTCTTCGTCGGTAGCACCTTTTTTACCAGTTCCTAAGCATAGTCTTTATAACGCCAGTAAAATCGCGATTCTTAGCTTAAGCGAAGCTGCAGCAAGCGAGGCAGCATGTCATGGAGTGAGAGTAAATGTTGTTTGTCCCATTGGTATTGCTGGAAAAATGGTTGAAGATTTTCTTGAGAAAAATCAAATGCAGGTGGAGCAAATCATTCCACCGATTGGAAGAATGGGTATGCCGGAAGATGTTGCTAACGTAGTACTTTTTTTATGCTCAGATACAGCATCATATATCACAGGCGCAGCTATTCATATGGATGGGGGTATGCGGATAAAAGCAGCCTCCATCCGGGATTAAATACACATATTTTTTACAGTCTTGTGCTTAGGCTAGGTAGAATGCTTTTCTATAATTTTAACAGAAAAGGTGAAACCAAAATGAGCTGAATTTTTCCAAGATTGATTGTTTGCGTTTTTGAGAATCATATGGAATTAATTTAAAGAAAATGGGAATCTGATCGGTAGGATCGCTTTTAAACTTGAACGCATGATTTTTCTCCTTGTAATTTAATCACAATACTTTTTCATTTTTTAAAAATTTAAATAAGTTTCCTTTACAAAAAAACTTAATATTAAAATGAGTAAATAGCACATTGGCAGTATCAATAAAGCATGATGATAGCAAAAGGTAGAATATAGCTTGGTAACGCCAAAATATCTTCCATCCCAGAATTTATCCAATAAATAACTGGCTATAAAATCAAAAAAGGCATTACCAAAGCAAATAATCGTGTTGTTGAATCCAAAAGCTGTGGCAGAATCGCGACTTAGATGCCGATCATGCATGATACCAAAGGTGAGCACTTGACAAGCACTGGCTCCTCCCATTAAAAATAAGGCTATCAATAAAATACCTACCCACCGATTAGCGCCCCAAAGGATTACTATGGAGCTGATGAGACCGATGCTAGCACCAATACGAAGAGGAAGCAGGCGTTTCTTAAGATAAATTGATATCCAACCCCACAGTGGGCTCACTATTCCAATGCCTAACCATACCATAATTAAGAAATCAGCTGCTGAAATTTTAGAAAGATGGTACACCACGCGCAGAAATGGGATACCCCATAAGGCAGCAAAAATTGAGACAGGCGCCCAAAATAATGCACCTGTAATAGCAATTACCCAATTTTGTGTAGATAAAAAAATCGTTTTAAATGCCTCAAAACGAATAGTGAGCTGTGTTTTTTTAATAGAAATATTGGAGGGATAGTCCTCTACAAATAGATAAGTGAGTATTAATAAAATAACACCCAGCGCTGACATCAATAGGATAATGGTTTCTAGGCGAAGAAAATTAGTTAAATAAGATATGAAAGAGCTACCAAAAACTGCACCGATACATTCAATAAAAACTACTCCTCCTGTTAAAATCACATAGAGACGATGAGGAAACCAGCGAACAATTAATAGCATAGGGGCCAAGTATCCAGCGGCAGCTCCGACAGCAAGTAGCCCTCTGGCGATGCAACTAACGACAAAAGAATTAGTAAAAGCAAACAGTAATAAAGCTCCTGTGCAAATAAATGAACCTATTATTATTATCTTGCGTGGGCCAAAACGATCTAATATATAGCCACAAGGTAACTGCAGGGGAGCATAAAAATAAAAATAAATGGCAGCAAATAACCCAATACCTGTGGCAGCAATGTGATATTTAAGACTAAGTTGGTTAATTAACGCTGCAGGGAATACCGCAAACATAGAATCAAGAAAAAAATATAGTGAGCCAATAAAAATCACGATAAATGCACGAAGAGAAAGTGTCTCAGAATGTGTGTTAACAGCAATTGAATTTAATTCAACAACATCACTGTTCATATTATTCTCCTAGAAAAGGATGAACGATAACGCTACCCCATGAATAACCCACCCCAAAACCAACTAGCATGATTTTCAAATGGGATGATAATTTTTTTTCGGCTTGAGCGCAATGGAGGGCAATGGGAATACTGGAGGAAACCGTATTACCAAAATTTTCAATTGAAATATAGAATTTATCTTTAGGAATTTTAATTTTTTCTCTTAAGTGTTCTAAAATAAATTGATTAGCTTGATGGAAAATAAATAAATCAATTTCTTCAATTTTTAATCCTCCTTTTTTTAAGGTATTGTTAATTAACTGAGGAATATTATTTATAATAAATAGAAAAATTTCTGATCCATTCATATATAAAAATTCATTTGCAAAGGATTGCCTTTTGTAATAGCGCGTTCCTCCTTTCTTTAGGATTAAATTTTTTGCTCCTGAACCATCAGTTCCAAAAAGTGGTTCACTGATGTAATTATCATTTTGGATCGATTTTTTTTTACTAATTAAGGTAGCTGATGCTCCATCACTAAAGATAGTACGAGTACTGACATCTGTTGGATCTAAGTATTTGGTATAAGTATCGGCAGTTAATAATAAAATATTGGTGGCTTGATTGGTTTCAATTAAGCCTTTAGCTAGCCCTAGCCCATATATATAACCTGAGCAGCCTAAATTAAAATCTAATGCGCCACAGAATTTAGGTAAATTAAGTCTATCCTGAAGAAGACAAGCGGAGGTGGGAAGAAGATAATCGGGAGATTGAGTGCAAAGTAAAATAAAGTCAATTTCTTCTCGAGAGATAACTTGCGTGGCAAAGAGCTTTTCAGCTGCCTTAAACGCCAAGTCCGAAGCGCAAATATCATCAGACGCAATATATCTGACCGAAATCCCAGTTTTATTTTTTATTTTATCCGCAGGCCATTCAGGAAAAATTGCGCTAATTTCATTATTTTTTAACACTGTTTCTGGCAAATAAAATTCAATAGCTTGAATAAATGCTTTCATGATTCAATAACCTTGTGCGCGGAAAATCCACCGTCCACAATAAAAGATGATCCGGTGATCCATTTACTGGCATCAGCAATTAAAAAAGCAGCCATATTAGCAATATCAATCGGTTCACCTATACCTAATAGGTGCGATGCTTCCCAATTTTTTCGTTGATTACAAGACATTTGCTTTAAAGCATTTTGAGTCATCTGTGTATTTACCAGTCCTGGAATAATGCAGTTCACTCTAATTTTTTGTCGAGATAACTCGACAGATAATGATTTAGTTAATGAAATGATTGCTCCTTTAGTTGCTGCGTATAATGCTAGACCGGATTGACCGAATAGTGCGGTGACTGAACTCATGAGTACACAGGCGGCAGGTTGAGCACTAATATTTTTTTGGCGAAAAAATTTCATTAATAAGCAAGAAGATATTAAATTAGATTGGAGGGCAGCTTGGATAATTTCCAAACTGGTAAATTGCAGAGGAACAGTAGTTTGTATTCCCGCTGCGTGTACTAAACCATCCAATGGTTTCGTTTTATTACATACTTTTGTGAGTGTATCAAAGGCCATGTCGTAATTCGTTAAATCTAATTCTAAAGTGATATGTTCATTATGTTGCATCATACTTTCTGTTTGTTTCAATCTTTTGCTATCACGGCCAATTAAAATAGCTTTAGCCCCTAATTTACTAAGCAAAATCGCAGTTTCTCGTCCTATACCTGAGGAAGCCCCGGTAACAAGAATAGTTTTTCCAGCTAAGCTTAAAGGATTATGGCTCATTAATTAGTTCCCACTCTTTCAGAGACTTTAAAGTAGAGATTATTAACAGTTCCAATTGAAAGCATTTCACTAAGGGTCAGATTTAGGCCAAAATTCTTATCTAACATAGCGATTAAGCCTAATAAAGACAACGAATCTATCAAAGTTGATCCTACTAAATCCTCTTCGCCTTTAAGCGTATTAGCCGGTAATTCACAGATTTCTTCTATTTTAAATAAAAAATGAGTTTTATTCATGGTTGGCCTCTGAGTTGTTAATAAAATTTGGTAAATTTGATTTTAAACGTTTATAACCTGAATCAAATTTCTTCCAATCGATCGTAATGCCTTTAATGTATAGCTCACATAAAGCATTTCCTAGACTTTTCCAGTCCGGTTGGCCCATATGTAAACTAGACAACCAGGTTAATTGTGTTTCACTGAGAGACTGTTTGCCTAAAGTGATTAGCAATGGCTTGGATCCAATTTCTACAAAAGCATCTATATTATTTTCTTGCAAAGTTTCTAGTCCTTTACTGAATTTAACTGTTTCGCAAAGTTGCCGGCACCAATATTCATTTTGGATAGGAATTTCAGGAGATATAAAATTGCCTGTTAAATTAGAGACTATCTTGATTTCAGGTAGTGAGAAAGCCACGGTATTTAATGATCTTCTAAAATCAGGAAGGATTGGGGCCATTTCCGCTGAATGTCCGGCTCTTGTGATATTCAACATTTGTACTTCTATTCCTTCTTCAACCAAACGCTTTTTAGCGACTTCGATAAATATTTTGCGTCCAGAAAGTGTGGTATTATATGGGCTGTTCTCAGCTGCAATAGCTACATGATCTAGTAAATTTTTTAATACCTTCTTGATAGTCGTTATATTCGTTAAGGCGGCAACCATCGCTACATTTTCAGGGAGTTTTTGCATTAACCCACCGCGTTCACCGACAAGCTTTAAACTGTCTTTCAGATTAATCATTTTAGCTTTATATGCTGCGGCATACTCCCCAAGGCTATGACCCATGACTGCATCTGGAATAATGCCCCAAGATTCCCATAAACGAGACAAAGCCACTTCGATGCTGAATATACTGACTTGAGTATGGAGAATTTCGTTGATTGATTCTCCATTTTTTAAATACAAGATATCAATAAGTGAAATATTGAATAGTTCTTCTAAAATTTCATGACATTGGTCTATAGTATGACGGAATATGGAATTACTTAAGTATAATTGTTTGGTCATCCCTGTATATTGCGAACCAGCTCCAGTGTATAAAAAAGCAATTTTCTTGAGTTGTGGAAAAGATTTTAAATTTTGTTTCTGTACATGTTTTTTTAGCAATTCGCCACATTCAGTTCCTGTTTGCGCACATATTGCTAAGCGATAAGAATAATGATTTTGAAGTAAATTAGAGTTATAACAAAAATCAGCGAAATTGATCTCGGGATGTGTCAACAGATAATTCATGTATTTTTCTATTACTTCCAACAAGTTCTGTAGGGATTTAGCGCTAATCGTTAAAACGTGCCAATCTCTATCTTCCTGAAGAGGCAATAAAGAAAGATTTGTTATAGGTTTACTCATTACTCTTTACCTTCAATGAATTTGTAGAAATTATTAATTACTTGAGTAAGGAGTGCAACCGTGAAAAATACGGGGTGAAAAGATTAATCGATCAGCAAGATGTGAGGCATGACGGATTCAAGTTTAGGGATGATGTTAGATTTTCGGTAGCACCCTAATTTTTCTCGAATCATATTCAAACGATCTTCAACTGTACGTGGAGAGAGCGATAAAGCTTTAGCAATTTCTTTAACAGTAAGACTTTTTCGTAAATATTTGATGCACTCTATTTCTTTTAGGGTCAAATGTAGCTCTGTTTTGTTTAAATTAGGATTTTTATCGAAAGTGTCTTTATAAACTAGATTAGAATTAATTTCTAGAGGATAATGATCACTAGGAGGGACTATTAATTTTTTTTCCATTGACCAAGCTAAATTATTGGCTTTTTCTTTAAAATAAGCCGCAAAACTTCTTAAAGCGTCTAAGTTATTAAGATAAAAACTGATAGCTTGATGGTTCTCTCGCATGGAAGTATAGGTAAAATATTCCGTAATGAGATTAATTTTATGAACAAAAGTAATGCCGTTAGCCATTCCAAAGTTGTTGTACGCGCTGGAAACAACTGGTTGGGATAAAGCTTCAGACCAAAGATAAAAATAACTTTTCTGGGATGGATCTTTTGCGGTTGGTATAAAGATAGGGTATTGCGCGCTAACAAAATGCTGATACCATTCTGGGTTAGT
This window contains:
- a CDS encoding acyltransferase domain-containing protein, coding for MSKPITNLSLLPLQEDRDWHVLTISAKSLQNLLEVIEKYMNYLLTHPEINFADFCYNSNLLQNHYSYRLAICAQTGTECGELLKKHVQKQNLKSFPQLKKIAFLYTGAGSQYTGMTKQLYLSNSIFRHTIDQCHEILEELFNISLIDILYLKNGESINEILHTQVSIFSIEVALSRLWESWGIIPDAVMGHSLGEYAAAYKAKMINLKDSLKLVGERGGLMQKLPENVAMVAALTNITTIKKVLKNLLDHVAIAAENSPYNTTLSGRKIFIEVAKKRLVEEGIEVQMLNITRAGHSAEMAPILPDFRRSLNTVAFSLPEIKIVSNLTGNFISPEIPIQNEYWCRQLCETVKFSKGLETLQENNIDAFVEIGSKPLLITLGKQSLSETQLTWLSSLHMGQPDWKSLGNALCELYIKGITIDWKKFDSGYKRLKSNLPNFINNSEANHE
- a CDS encoding helix-turn-helix transcriptional regulator gives rise to the protein MENQDRLKNFNENAKFAQSVCTRFFIENRLNYFSFGSLDEKGNFRCFLTNPEWYQHFVSAQYPIFIPTAKDPSQKSYFYLWSEALSQPVVSSAYNNFGMANGITFVHKINLITEYFTYTSMRENHQAISFYLNNLDALRSFAAYFKEKANNLAWSMEKKLIVPPSDHYPLEINSNLVYKDTFDKNPNLNKTELHLTLKEIECIKYLRKSLTVKEIAKALSLSPRTVEDRLNMIREKLGCYRKSNIIPKLESVMPHILLID
- a CDS encoding ketoacyl-ACP synthase III, coding for MKAFIQAIEFYLPETVLKNNEISAIFPEWPADKIKNKTGISVRYIASDDICASDLAFKAAEKLFATQVISREEIDFILLCTQSPDYLLPTSACLLQDRLNLPKFCGALDFNLGCSGYIYGLGLAKGLIETNQATNILLLTADTYTKYLDPTDVSTRTIFSDGASATLISKKKSIQNDNYISEPLFGTDGSGAKNLILKKGGTRYYKRQSFANEFLYMNGSEIFLFIINNIPQLINNTLKKGGLKIEEIDLFIFHQANQFILEHLREKIKIPKDKFYISIENFGNTVSSSIPIALHCAQAEKKLSSHLKIMLVGFGVGYSWGSVIVHPFLGE
- a CDS encoding SDR family oxidoreductase; its protein translation is MSHNPLSLAGKTILVTGASSGIGRETAILLSKLGAKAILIGRDSKRLKQTESMMQHNEHITLELDLTNYDMAFDTLTKVCNKTKPLDGLVHAAGIQTTVPLQFTSLEIIQAALQSNLISSCLLMKFFRQKNISAQPAACVLMSSVTALFGQSGLALYAATKGAIISLTKSLSVELSRQKIRVNCIIPGLVNTQMTQNALKQMSCNQRKNWEASHLLGIGEPIDIANMAAFLIADASKWITGSSFIVDGGFSAHKVIES
- a CDS encoding glucose 1-dehydrogenase, with the protein product MQEFVNKVALITGATSGIGEATAIAFAKAGSHVVIAGRRKEEGMAVVEAIRKFGGDAIFLQTDVRKEDDIIAMINKTLSRFGRLDYAFNNAGVVTNDSIINETEESYYRVMDTNTKGTFFCMKYELVYMIKNKGGVIINSSSVAPFLPVPKHSLYNASKIAILSLSEAAASEAACHGVRVNVVCPIGIAGKMVEDFLEKNQMQVEQIIPPIGRMGMPEDVANVVLFLCSDTASYITGAAIHMDGGMRIKAASIRD
- a CDS encoding class I SAM-dependent methyltransferase, with the protein product MSILNSIYNPSSFAFIEKFGIDKAMSVLEIGCGYGSTAIWLAKKVGCKGRVLAIDQDCRQIKFSINRSKGLNLTNLSFTQASLEDLFPRFLDSFDFIYIRWTLMFINQPLNWLRLIYQLLKSGGSLVCEDISVISNGIFTCPKSDIGERWTKMMKNNFQALNLDLDLAGSLYSMFMQAGFDSLDAEIYQPLLKTKKEKSICRLGIACTKYSILENNSVTPEEFEGLVKDLKGYENCTKSIIGYVRTFMISGKKQ
- a CDS encoding phosphopantetheine-binding protein, with the translated sequence MNKTHFLFKIEEICELPANTLKGEEDLVGSTLIDSLSLLGLIAMLDKNFGLNLTLSEMLSIGTVNNLYFKVSERVGTN
- a CDS encoding MFS transporter translates to MNSDVVELNSIAVNTHSETLSLRAFIVIFIGSLYFFLDSMFAVFPAALINQLSLKYHIAATGIGLFAAIYFYFYAPLQLPCGYILDRFGPRKIIIIGSFICTGALLLFAFTNSFVVSCIARGLLAVGAAAGYLAPMLLIVRWFPHRLYVILTGGVVFIECIGAVFGSSFISYLTNFLRLETIILLMSALGVILLILTYLFVEDYPSNISIKKTQLTIRFEAFKTIFLSTQNWVIAITGALFWAPVSIFAALWGIPFLRVVYHLSKISAADFLIMVWLGIGIVSPLWGWISIYLKKRLLPLRIGASIGLISSIVILWGANRWVGILLIALFLMGGASACQVLTFGIMHDRHLSRDSATAFGFNNTIICFGNAFFDFIASYLLDKFWDGRYFGVTKLYSTFCYHHALLILPMCYLLILILSFFVKETYLNF
- a CDS encoding MaoC family dehydratase gives rise to the protein MSKRIFSNYIFEEISIGDKSSLKKRISQEKINQFATLSGDFNPLHLSVEYAKRRGFYNTIAQGEWSNLLISAILGTQLPGPGTIYLKQQLIFKKIIFCEDVIQATITVKSKNENQKTLIFDCQCTNQKGDIVSIGEAEVVPPLIKIPIDECLIDPAKSRIRTHP
- a CDS encoding serine hydrolase domain-containing protein codes for the protein MNQHYYNSLIKQFHTLVKEVCTHWQVPNLTYALISQNEIIGLNSYTLDQFYPYDVNNKIFRIGSNSKAMACAILADLEYQKKLSLEDSVINYLPKFKMGTKELTNETKVVDLVTHATGVSKYAASMMCYLDYSHQDIINCYQHFKPVKPYRSSFQYNNGLYVVAAELIKQVTGIRNEDYFKEKLFQPLGMNNTYTSLNTLYKPALAVPHVDHDGKSIAIPQCPFGDAISIGGNVNSTAADLAQWLLFNLKITTTDDPALKQYKKIFKSQIKISTPKSTNLFNSLICADAYTLGWYRACFNKYTFFEHMGGFSGYMSNISFSPQLKSGIILLSNKSDIWYPLEMLKMNYYELLINNYYTNMLEAIKQQCIKFRLSLNQDLSVYKKEAIPSYLKIKNGSYFNPIYGKIVIHVDENLSYIILGPKAVIIKIEYIGNNIFKLIDEHFNFGTMFKLILLEIKDTRKKLTLTINMDDQHGHLAWIDTQDFVINE